AACGCATGAGTCTCTCATAGGAGTTTATGTCGGACTAAAACACGTCGGAGCTGCTTGGAGTTGTGCGTAAAAGCAGCCGCACACCGGACAGGAAGTGAACTAATTATTACTAAAACCCATCCCTCATTTCCATATCTAGCCTGAGTTGGCTGGACAGCAGCCAATCACTCACCGAAGGGCAGCAAAGAGTCGTAACGGCATTATCCTTCCTCCATCACAATTACACTGACATGCGCAATCTGCACACGGGCATCAACACCAGCCACCGTTCGCTTATTTCACCGACCCCGCTCCCTCTGAAGGGTCCCATTCGCTGCTTGTAGATGAGTCGGCGAAAGGCAGCAGCGAGTCGCAGAGAAAGATCAACATGTCCCGCCGCAAACAAGCCAAACCGCAGCACCTCAGGTCAGATGGAGACGCGACACACAGCGGACTCCTCTGCACAAATGGTAAGTGTCCAGGAGGCTTTAAACCACTTTTACTGGGGGACTTCAGCTGCTGCTGTAAACAGGAACAACTATCGTTGAGGAACAGTTTCAtttaaggttgttttttttgcagcaaaGAACATGTTTAAACATAGGAAAACGACTAAATTGACAATTATTGTAGCtctacatatttctaaaaaggTGAACAAATTTAGCAAATGAAACTGATGTAAGTTGGGTTACTACCTGCTTCTGCCTGAGtcttaatatataaataaacaaaggcCTTTATGTATTTTACGTTATAACATTATTTACGTTTCACCCCTCCAGTTTTGAAATCTGCCAAATGAAACCTCGAAGTATTAAAAAGTCTCAAAGTTCTTGAAAAAGCTTaattttaattcatatttaatgtttttactgaAAAGATGGAAGATCTCATGAATAAAACTATTTTgacatttccttttccttttatcAGTTCCTTTAACAGCTTTAGGGGTATAGAAACGAGACCTGTTGTGATACAGAATAAACTCATGGAAAGAGACAAGAGATATGTTAAAGAGTTATTTCTGAAGATTATGTTTGAGGTTATTCTGGGTTTTGGCTTGAGGCCTTCCTGTCAACTATTAaaacttttacatttaaatcagaAACATTTACGTTATAAATCAGAAGAGGATGTGTTACTGTTACTGTGCTCAATTAACAACCCATATTTTcagtataacttttttttcgtaaataatataaaaaactaaacaaattaaATGGATATCAGCATACAGTATTTCCTAATATTAACGTTTTCAATTATTACAAAATGAACCGCCTTGTACAAATTATTTGCAACTTGATCTCAGTTCTTAATCATATTGTCAGCCTATGTTATGGCACACTACAAGCCTATAACATCATttctaatattttaatatttaactaaACAATTACATTCTGTCCTCATGTACGTGCAGGAAAGCCTGGATgttatttgaacattttaatcAACGCCAACAGCTGAACACTTACTCACATGATCAAGAGTATTTTAACCACATATTAATCTTTGAACTATtggatgtgtgttttatgtttatgttatcCAAAAAGGGATTGAATTGTGAATAGAATTTGGCCTACTTTCTCTAAATCTGGAGCAAACTCTCAGAAAAAAATTGGTTCACATCCTACCTGGCTTTAACTGACAGTTCGTAAATCTAAATGAATCTGAATTAATCTAATGTAATAtgattcatgtgtgtgtgtatttatatcaATATCGACCTTGTTTATCATTTATGGCACAATTCTGAAAGGCAAAAGACTTGCAAAAGTCCAAACTAATTCCAGACATTAATTAAAATCATCACCACAGTTCTTGTACCATGTTTGtcagtgatttatttattaatatttgtgGCTGTGGAAGGAGTCGGGTGTGGAAGAGGCCCTCCTCACGCAGGCCCTCCCACAGCCCTGCAGCCATGCGGGGGGCTCAGCCACTCGGAGATGGGCTTTGATTGAGCCTGCTGACTTAACCTTTGTCCGCCTCACCCTGCGAGGGGCAAGTGCTCCATGTCTGGATCATAATACAATTAGTAACTCTGAACCATTGACCTCTTCAGCCCAGAGGTCACAAAGAGAGGCATCAACGCTGGGCTGAGAGTTTGCTTTTCAGCAGCAgcttcatgattttttttttcttcctttttcttctttttctctactCTCATCGCCAAACCACACAGCAAGAAACAAGACATAAATCTGTTCTCTGCTCCTAACATTGAGCGAgggtgacattttaaaaagacatttctatCAGTGTTATTATATTTGGAAATACATTCTGAGCTTTAAGTCAAAAGtgatcttttctttgtttttttctggaagtAAATCTTACAATGGACAGAAAAAATCCTGAGCTAAAACAGTGTTTTTGCTCTTGTGTTTGCTGAATCGCCTTGGTGATCTTCAGACCACCCACATGGTGAGCCAGCGACTCTGATTATTTACCTCTGACGAGTTTGACTTTCAAATAGATTTTACCCACTCAGCTGTGATCGTCTTTTTctacactgaaaataaaaagattcaaaatcaatttctTATATATGTGAGACAGTTGGCAGCTAAAGTCTGTAACATATTAACAAACTTATTATGCATTAATACAGATATTGCACTGTGTGTTTGCATTAGGATTGGTTGAGTGTACTTGTATAATTGTAAGTACACCAGACGTCCCAGTCTGTGTTTAGCTTGAGCGCTCTGGGACTCATTCTTTCAGGTGGTGAAACAGTGATAACTGAAGTGTATTGACTACaggtggaaacacacacacacacacacacacacacacacacacacacacacacacacacaccaccccacacccacaccacacaccccacacacacacacacacacacacacacacacacacacacacacacacacacacacacacacacacacacacacacacacacacacacacacacacacacagcgtacACGGCAGAACAAATGCACACATTCATGTAAATTAGCACAAGCACGTTTAAATTGTCCACATTTACTGTGCTTAAGAACAAAGGTGCAGCAAACATGTcggcgacacacacacacacacacacacatacacacacacactcaacaagTACACTGATTTTATGAttatgtggcagaaaaaaacatttttcataaaataaggttaattttaaatgaagttgcattttcaataaaacatgtttgcaaaaaaaaaggaaaaaaaaatctaaacctCATACTATCCATATTTCTATTTTTGgtactttttaaaattgttttttttaaatttgtgtgcCTGAGTGTATGTaacattaatttattatttcctCAAATCCTTCCATCTGGTATTGCTGTCTGCTTCTTAATGGAGCAAAGCCTGAACAGATGCAATAGTGAAGTGTAAAATCTTAAATATCACTGTCAAACAGAAGGAAAAGGAACTTTATTGAAATATGTTAGATGTGTAATGtattttatacacatttttattttttacagatataatttttttttagatataaatatatatatatatacacttcaTCACAGGGAAGTGTTTTACAGTTAAACTAGTGATTGTCAGGTTTTTTAATTCGTTAACTACAAACAAAGTTTTTGCACAAAATGTGCAATGTTTGTGCATCAAGATGAGACACGCTACTGAAATGTacgaatggaaaaaaaatcaatacgtTGTATGGAATTTCATTATCTGTTTGAATGCACACCGAGAGGTCAACTTTATTGaactttattgattttttttttggaagatgATTAACATCTGAAAGTTAAGGGTGTGagtttaaaaccttttattcTCGGCCTGTTGAATTTTAGAAAAGAGAAGTACACAACTggtgtaaacatgtaaatagtTGGAATGTTGGCTTCCCTATAATTCTGTTtcaaacagagaaaaataaGTGGCTATGATTTCCAGTTAAAACTTGGATTCACATTCAGTTTAATCTTTAGTAGCTTCATTattcaaaaaaacatgcatgtgtAAACATGCAGTGtatgaaaacgttttttttaacatcaaatgATCTGTTTCTAGAATGTGTTTTgcttcattttataaaaaacaaaaataatcacaaacttCTTGTAATTCAGCTTGACATGTCTGTTATCTTTGGACACTTTGAGAGGTCTTGTGGAATTTCAAGTTCAGTGGGTTTGAACAATGCTTGTCCACACAACATGAGATTGGAAAGATGGACTCGCTCTGTGTGTGGGGATTAATTGCAATGTGATAAAGGAAAATGTGTCCCTCTGGTGAAATATCAGGACGATAAATGATCAATTATGCATTCttaatctgtcttttttttcatgctttcAGGCACCGTGGAGGGCATAGGGAGAGAGGAGACCGGTGGAGGCTGCCACAGCAGTGAGGAAACACACATCTGTGAAAAATGCTGTGCGGAGTTCTTCTCCTGGACTCAACTGAGTGAACATCAGAAAGTCTGCACTGAGGATCCCTTGGTGCTGATCGTAAAGGACAACAACGGGAGGCCAGTTCCTGAGGAATCTCCTATGGGACCCTCTCCCGTTCCTAGCATGGCGTCCACTGACTCGTCTGCAGCTGAGTCCACAGGCGCTGGTTTTGAGCTGGGGGAGACGCTGGGGAATGACAAGGACAGTCTGGATAATTTAGAGTTAAGCATGGAGTGTGATGAAGCCATGGAGCTTGAGCATCGGCCACAGGACAAATACACCACAACCTCCAGCCCTCAGCCTCCAGATTCAACTGAGTCCACTTCCCCCGAGAAGTCAGCTACTGGCAGCTACGGCATGCCCAGTACAAACGTGACACTTGAGATCCTTCACAGTACCAGGGTGGCTGTCGCTCAGTTCTCCCAGGGGATCAACAGTGGTACTGGAGGGAAGGCAGCTTCAGCAGCCATCCCGGTGATCCTGGAGCACCTACTGGCTCTGCAGCAACAACAGGTCCACCAGCTGCAACTTATTGAGCAGATCTGCAGCCAGGTAGCCATCATGAACAGACAACCAACACAGGCAGCGCTAAACCCAGTCTCCAGATCTCTGTCTCTGGCACCTAACCCTTTCCCTTCTCAAGGCATCATAACACCTCCCATCCTGCCACTGTCAGGAACGATACCCTCAACCATCAACGGACAGGCTGCtgtttctttgtcttctgtGCTTGACAAGTCACAAAGTCTTTCCTCACCAACTGCATACGGGCAGTCCACCTTTAGAGACATAACATGTACCTCAGCATCCTCGGAAAATTCAACACCATCTCtctccagctgcagcagcagcatctcCACGTTACTGCCTCCTTACACAGGCTCGCTCACCAGCAGCATCAGCTGCGTTCAGACTCTAAGCTCCTCCAGCCCGCTCCCCCTGGGGCAGAGCAGCCTCCTCAGCTCATCCTCCAGCCTGTCATTTCTACCTCAGAGCCCCCCCAGCAGCGTCATTTTCCCTAATCCCTTGGCTAGCATCGCCGCTACAGCTAATGCACTTGACCCTCTCGCAGCCCTGATGAAGCACAGGAAAGGGAAACTGCCTAACATGCCCTTGTTTGAAACGAAGTCCAGCCCAGAAGAGCCCTTCTTCAAGCATAAATGCAGGTTTTGTGCCAAAGTGTTTGGCAGCGACAGCGCCCTGCAGATCCACCTGCGCTCCCATACAGGAGAGCGACCCTTCAAATGCAACATCTGCGGCAATCGCTTTTCCACGAAAGGAAACTTAAAGGTCCACTTTCAGAGGCATAAAGACAAGTATCCTCATGTTCAGATGAACCCATACCCAGTGCCAGAATATCTTGATAATGTGCCAACAACTTCTGGGATTCCCTATGGAATGTCCATTCCCCCAGAGAAACCTGTCTCCTCATGGCTGGATAGCAAACCTGTTGTAGCAACTCTGCCAGCCACTATGGGTCTTCCGCTTTCCCCCACTATTACCAGTATCGGAGGCTCAAATGACCCTGTAAGTGTAACACCATCTGCTAAATCTCCCTTCCTGCCAGCTCCTGGTGAATGTGTATCTTTGTCACCTAACCACAGAGGCGGTGAGGCTCATTTCGCTCCTGTTTCAGAGTCTCCACAGTCTAACCGTGAGACAGAAGCGGCCAATGTACTGGAAACAGAGGGGGTCCCCCTGCCCCAAAACTGCTCCCAGAGATTGAGAGGCAACCCAGTAGTAGAAACAACCAGCACCACCACACCTCCACCCGTCACCTCAGCGTCCCCTGTCTCCAGCTCTCCACCTCTCTCGTTCAACTCAGAAGAAACTAAATTCCCAACCGGTGGCTTCCTGGACTCTATGCAAACATCTGAAACCTCAAAGCTTCAGCAGCTGGTGGAGAACATTGACAAAAAGATTACAGACCCCAACCAGTGTGTCCTCTGTCACCGTGTCCTCAGCTGTCAAAGTGCGCTAAAGATGCACTACCgcattcacaccggagagagGCCCTTTAAATGTAAGGTGTGTGGCAGGGCTTTCACCACCAAAGGCAACCTAAAGACACACATTGGTGTTCACAGAGAAAATCCTCCTGTTCAGGTGCTCCACTCATGTCCCATTTGCCAGAAGAAGTTCACCAACGCTGTTGTCCTTCAGCAGCATATCCGTATGCACATGGTTGGGCAGATTCAAGACTCCACCCTGGTGGATGGGCTGCAGGAGATGGACAGCAATATCTCATTCAACGACAGGAACCTTGACAGCCTCAGCAGCAATGACAATGACCTCATTGATGATATTTCAATGGAGGATGATAatgtagaagaagaagatgaggtAGAAAATATTGAGGAAGTTGTTAATCCATCCAAACCCTTGATCTCTGATTATTCTCCGCCTAAGTCCTCCACCATTGTTTCAAGTATAGCTGCACTGGAGAACCAAATGAGGATGATTGACTCTACTTTAAGCCTAAACCACTCCTTTGGTATAACGTCTTTGACAAATGGTTTTAATGACAGCAGCCAACTCAATGTTAAATGCTCTTTATCGGGGAAAAGGCAGGAGAATTGCAGCCTAAACAGCCCAAGTGTGTCGGAATCCTCCTGTTCACCAAGCGTATCAGTGTCTCCAATTCAAAGCAACTTAGAAGGCATGACGATCAAATCACCTGCAGTGAAAAACAACAGGCCAGAATCCCAAGAGCCTTTGGCAGCCTCAGTGAAGAGAGAGCAATCTGAGTCTCCTACCTCTGCATTAGCAGCTACAGTGGCCCACGAGCTGAGAGGAATACAGGCCAGCAAGCTATGTGTGAAAGAGGAGACTCCTTATAGTATGTCATTCCATCTGAGCAGAGAAAGAGGTACgttaatgttaaaattaaaatggtAGCCAACTAAAGTTAAATTGTGGttcaaatattttactttttaggaTTTCTCAGTGTTTAATTTTAAGGGAGGAAAACTTTACCTCTGCATTTCTATTTCAGCTGCAGGTCAAAGCATCCCCAGCCTGGATACCAACACATTATCAGGCCTGATAAAAACCGAGGTGAATGGTCACAGTCAACCAAACAACAACCCGTCTGAAGTGCAGCACCCACCATTTAGCGTCCACATCCCCCCGACTTATGCATCCGTTGGAAGCCCAGGAATGACCTCCCTGCTCGGCCCTACTCCTCATCGTCGAACACCGAAGCAGCACAACTGCAACGTCTGCGGGAAGAACTTCTCGTCAGCCAGTGCCCTACAGATCCATGAGCGCACAcacaccggagagaaaccgTTTGTCTGCTCCATCTGCGGCAGAGCTTTCACTACGAAAGGCAATCTGAAGGTA
Above is a window of Etheostoma spectabile isolate EspeVRDwgs_2016 chromosome 14, UIUC_Espe_1.0, whole genome shotgun sequence DNA encoding:
- the sall3b gene encoding sal-like protein 3b, whose protein sequence is MSRRKQAKPQHLRSDGDATHSGLLCTNGTVEGIGREETGGGCHSSEETHICEKCCAEFFSWTQLSEHQKVCTEDPLVLIVKDNNGRPVPEESPMGPSPVPSMASTDSSAAESTGAGFELGETLGNDKDSLDNLELSMECDEAMELEHRPQDKYTTTSSPQPPDSTESTSPEKSATGSYGMPSTNVTLEILHSTRVAVAQFSQGINSGTGGKAASAAIPVILEHLLALQQQQVHQLQLIEQICSQVAIMNRQPTQAALNPVSRSLSLAPNPFPSQGIITPPILPLSGTIPSTINGQAAVSLSSVLDKSQSLSSPTAYGQSTFRDITCTSASSENSTPSLSSCSSSISTLLPPYTGSLTSSISCVQTLSSSSPLPLGQSSLLSSSSSLSFLPQSPPSSVIFPNPLASIAATANALDPLAALMKHRKGKLPNMPLFETKSSPEEPFFKHKCRFCAKVFGSDSALQIHLRSHTGERPFKCNICGNRFSTKGNLKVHFQRHKDKYPHVQMNPYPVPEYLDNVPTTSGIPYGMSIPPEKPVSSWLDSKPVVATLPATMGLPLSPTITSIGGSNDPVSVTPSAKSPFLPAPGECVSLSPNHRGGEAHFAPVSESPQSNRETEAANVLETEGVPLPQNCSQRLRGNPVVETTSTTTPPPVTSASPVSSSPPLSFNSEETKFPTGGFLDSMQTSETSKLQQLVENIDKKITDPNQCVLCHRVLSCQSALKMHYRIHTGERPFKCKVCGRAFTTKGNLKTHIGVHRENPPVQVLHSCPICQKKFTNAVVLQQHIRMHMVGQIQDSTLVDGLQEMDSNISFNDRNLDSLSSNDNDLIDDISMEDDNVEEEDEVENIEEVVNPSKPLISDYSPPKSSTIVSSIAALENQMRMIDSTLSLNHSFGITSLTNGFNDSSQLNVKCSLSGKRQENCSLNSPSVSESSCSPSVSVSPIQSNLEGMTIKSPAVKNNRPESQEPLAASVKREQSESPTSALAATVAHELRGIQASKLCVKEETPYSMSFHLSRERAAGQSIPSLDTNTLSGLIKTEVNGHSQPNNNPSEVQHPPFSVHIPPTYASVGSPGMTSLLGPTPHRRTPKQHNCNVCGKNFSSASALQIHERTHTGEKPFVCSICGRAFTTKGNLKVHMGTHMWNNAPARRGRRLSVDNPMALLSGEAAKFGEMFQKDLAARAMNVDPGFWNRYATAIANSLATKNNEISVIQNRGISQLHPLTAGIDRVSSAGSPITSLTKTGMDLRNNRHFSMLIDDSKEIGIN